A region of Candidatus Megaera polyxenophila DNA encodes the following proteins:
- a CDS encoding protein translocase subunit SecA translates to MFSILTKIFGTANDRIIKRLQKEIHKINAFENSIKNLTDEELKAKTSEFKQKLADGKTLDDICYEAFAVVREASRRVSGQRHYDVQLMGGLIIHKGAIAEMRTGEGKTLAATLPAYLNALPGKGVHIVTVNDYLAKRDAEWMGEIFRFLGLTVSAVVGDMSDSERKAAYDCDIIYATNNELGFDYLRDNMKFTQKSKVQRPFNYAIIDEVDSILIDEARTPLIISGPVDDRSELYGKIDKLIKLLTPSDYEKDEKVKTVNLTEEGINKIELMLAEKELINQHSSLYDFNNLSLVHYINQSLRAHYIFSRDVDYIIKDRKIMIIDEFTGRVMDGRRYSDGLHQAIEAKEQVPIQNENQTLASVTFQNYFRMYPKLSGMTGTAMTEAGELKDIYNLEVISVPTHNKVTRKDLEDEIYGTKKEKYNAIMNLIKDCYKRQQPVLVGTISIEKSEEISKELTKNNIKHKVLNAKMHEQEAYIIAQAGRFGAVTIATNMAGRGTDIMLGGNPEMIIKELAEKSLNPEQQELEATKVKEEVAREKELVIAAGGLYVIGTERHESRRIDNQLRGRAGRQGDPGTTRFFLSLEDDLMRIFASDRISSVLRTLGLKDGEAIGHPMISRSLEKAQQKVESHNYEIRKNLLRFDDVMNDQRKIIYEQRNEIISSDDITEFRLNMTEQLVADVVQRYITPGSYREDWPINDLSAEIHRTFAIELLPEKINEVEGSEAEITKVITELVINLFKQKEQEYTTEIMRDASRYILLTTLDQVWKEHLHNLDYLRQGISLRAYGQKDPLNEYKREAFNLFEQMLDHLRELYIQRLCFLHIDTEHLNRQSMLLANKELQEMNKSRVDPALEKYNPGINAETKVMPFKSYVNPEDRDPSNPETWGKISRNELCPCGSGKKYKHCHGAES, encoded by the coding sequence ATGTTTTCCATACTTACCAAAATTTTTGGCACGGCTAATGATCGTATAATAAAAAGACTTCAAAAAGAAATTCACAAAATTAATGCTTTTGAAAATTCTATCAAAAACTTAACAGATGAGGAGTTAAAAGCGAAAACCAGTGAATTTAAACAAAAACTTGCTGATGGAAAAACACTTGATGACATATGTTATGAAGCGTTTGCGGTAGTTAGAGAAGCATCTCGAAGAGTTAGCGGGCAAAGGCATTATGACGTTCAGCTAATGGGCGGTCTAATAATTCATAAAGGAGCTATTGCTGAAATGCGCACTGGTGAAGGTAAGACTTTAGCTGCAACTTTGCCGGCTTATTTAAATGCTCTCCCTGGTAAGGGCGTACATATAGTAACGGTAAACGATTACCTTGCAAAACGTGATGCCGAATGGATGGGAGAAATATTCAGATTTTTAGGCCTTACTGTTAGCGCAGTTGTAGGCGATATGAGCGATTCTGAAAGAAAAGCAGCTTATGATTGTGATATCATCTACGCTACTAATAACGAACTTGGCTTTGATTATCTTCGCGATAATATGAAATTTACTCAAAAATCAAAAGTTCAACGCCCCTTTAATTATGCGATCATAGATGAAGTTGACTCCATATTAATAGATGAAGCAAGAACTCCCTTGATCATTTCGGGACCAGTTGATGACCGTTCTGAATTATATGGTAAAATTGATAAGCTTATCAAACTGTTAACTCCTTCTGATTATGAAAAAGATGAAAAAGTGAAAACTGTTAATTTAACAGAAGAAGGTATCAACAAAATTGAATTAATGTTAGCAGAAAAAGAACTTATTAATCAGCACTCTAGCTTATACGATTTTAATAACTTAAGTTTAGTACATTACATTAATCAATCTTTACGTGCTCATTACATTTTTTCTCGTGACGTAGACTATATTATCAAAGACAGAAAAATCATGATAATAGATGAATTTACCGGCCGAGTAATGGACGGTAGAAGATACTCAGACGGTCTACATCAAGCAATAGAGGCCAAAGAACAAGTACCGATTCAAAATGAAAACCAGACTTTAGCTTCTGTTACATTTCAGAATTATTTTAGAATGTATCCCAAATTATCTGGAATGACCGGAACAGCCATGACAGAGGCCGGAGAGCTTAAGGATATATATAACTTGGAAGTAATATCCGTACCGACTCATAATAAAGTTACAAGGAAGGATCTGGAGGATGAAATTTATGGCACTAAAAAGGAAAAATATAATGCCATAATGAATCTTATAAAAGATTGCTACAAAAGGCAACAACCTGTTCTAGTTGGTACTATAAGCATCGAGAAATCAGAAGAAATTTCCAAAGAATTAACTAAGAATAATATAAAACATAAAGTATTAAATGCAAAAATGCATGAACAAGAAGCCTACATAATCGCCCAAGCGGGGCGATTTGGAGCTGTAACTATTGCAACTAATATGGCAGGTCGTGGTACTGATATTATGCTTGGCGGTAATCCGGAGATGATAATTAAGGAGTTAGCCGAGAAAAGCCTAAATCCGGAACAGCAAGAACTAGAGGCAACCAAGGTAAAAGAAGAGGTAGCACGAGAAAAAGAACTGGTGATTGCGGCTGGAGGACTTTATGTAATAGGGACAGAAAGACATGAAAGCAGAAGAATTGATAATCAGCTTAGAGGTAGAGCTGGAAGGCAGGGAGACCCAGGAACTACTAGATTCTTTTTATCACTAGAAGATGATTTAATGAGAATTTTTGCTTCTGATCGTATTTCTAGCGTTCTTAGGACCTTAGGGTTAAAAGACGGTGAAGCCATTGGACATCCCATGATCAGCCGTTCGCTGGAAAAGGCTCAGCAAAAAGTTGAATCACACAATTATGAAATAAGAAAAAATTTACTACGCTTTGACGACGTAATGAACGATCAGCGCAAAATTATTTATGAGCAAAGAAATGAAATTATTTCCTCCGATGATATAACTGAGTTTAGACTTAATATGACAGAGCAATTAGTTGCAGATGTTGTTCAAAGATATATAACCCCTGGATCTTACAGGGAAGATTGGCCAATAAATGATTTAAGTGCTGAGATTCACAGAACATTTGCAATAGAACTTCTTCCCGAAAAAATTAATGAAGTTGAAGGCAGTGAAGCAGAAATTACGAAGGTTATAACAGAACTTGTTATTAATTTATTTAAACAGAAGGAGCAAGAATATACAACTGAAATAATGAGAGATGCTTCACGATACATTTTGCTTACTACCCTTGATCAAGTATGGAAAGAACATTTACATAATCTCGATTATTTAAGGCAAGGTATTTCTCTCAGGGCATATGGGCAGAAAGACCCTTTGAATGAATATAAGAGGGAAGCTTTTAATTTATTTGAGCAAATGCTTGATCATCTAAGAGAGCTGTATATTCAAAGGCTATGTTTCTTACATATTGATACCGAACATTTGAACCGCCAGTCTATGTTACTTGCTAATAAAGAATTACA
- a CDS encoding parvulin PPIase, which produces MKRLAIIFLSATLLSSPALAEDNKVIATYIDGDVTEAQVMQQFKPVLEMQPENKGKSFSQLDKNIQELLVKGYINSKLLEKEADKLKIRDSQEFKNKIKGIETQMIQQEVLERLIKDKITDKMVDDEYKALVASLKGQEEVKTSHILVDTEEQAKEIKKKLNKGSNFADLVKEFSKDEGSKANGGEIGYVLKGQLVPEYEGKAFTLKKNEVSDPVKTQFGWHLIKMLDKRAVQIPTKEQAEQSIRNKLSKEIVEKYFTDLAEKAKIELKL; this is translated from the coding sequence ATGAAAAGATTAGCAATAATATTTCTATCAGCAACTTTGCTAAGTTCGCCGGCATTAGCAGAAGACAATAAAGTAATTGCCACTTACATCGACGGGGATGTAACAGAAGCTCAGGTAATGCAGCAGTTTAAGCCAGTACTTGAAATGCAACCGGAAAATAAAGGCAAGAGTTTTTCCCAGCTCGATAAAAATATTCAAGAACTTTTAGTTAAAGGCTATATTAATTCCAAATTACTTGAAAAAGAAGCTGATAAGCTAAAAATCCGTGATTCTCAGGAATTTAAGAATAAAATTAAAGGAATTGAAACGCAAATGATTCAACAAGAGGTACTAGAACGCTTAATTAAAGACAAAATTACCGATAAAATGGTTGATGACGAATATAAAGCTTTAGTAGCTAGTCTCAAAGGCCAAGAAGAGGTGAAAACAAGCCATATTTTAGTAGATACTGAGGAACAGGCGAAAGAAATAAAGAAAAAACTTAATAAGGGATCTAATTTTGCTGATCTAGTAAAAGAATTTTCCAAAGATGAAGGTTCAAAAGCTAATGGCGGGGAAATTGGTTATGTGCTTAAAGGTCAATTAGTACCTGAATATGAAGGAAAAGCTTTTACTCTGAAAAAAAATGAAGTTTCTGATCCTGTAAAAACTCAGTTCGGTTGGCATCTTATTAAGATGTTAGACAAAAGAGCTGTTCAAATACCTACTAAAGAACAGGCAGAACAATCGATTAGGAATAAATTGTCTAAGGAGATCGTTGAAAAATACTTCACTGACCTGGCAGAAAAGGCAAAAATTGAATTAAAACTCTAA
- a CDS encoding adhesin, which yields MKKILLAAATVATLASSCAYAAEDTFYVKGQVGWDKLNKVKGLKSKNNVFLGLGVGYYVMDNVRADLTWDHYFDPKHKGTIDGEKVKLKSKADTLMVNGFVDLFDVSVAKVFAGAGVGMSMISGKISDEDDSYKIKKKNNFAYAVHLGAATEFAPGVNGELTYSFRDMGKFKKNKDSTISASSLKGHHVAAGVRFDL from the coding sequence ATGAAAAAAATTCTTTTAGCAGCAGCTACTGTTGCGACTCTTGCTTCTTCTTGTGCTTACGCAGCAGAAGATACATTCTACGTAAAAGGCCAAGTGGGTTGGGATAAATTAAATAAAGTTAAAGGTCTAAAATCAAAAAACAATGTATTTTTAGGTTTAGGTGTTGGTTATTACGTAATGGATAATGTACGTGCTGACCTAACATGGGATCACTACTTTGACCCAAAACATAAAGGTACTATAGACGGAGAGAAAGTAAAGCTTAAGTCAAAAGCTGATACTCTTATGGTAAATGGTTTTGTAGATTTATTTGATGTAAGCGTAGCCAAAGTATTCGCTGGTGCCGGTGTCGGTATGTCAATGATTAGTGGTAAGATTAGTGATGAGGATGACTCTTACAAAATAAAAAAGAAAAATAACTTTGCTTACGCTGTGCATTTAGGTGCTGCTACAGAATTTGCACCTGGCGTAAATGGCGAATTAACCTATAGCTTCAGAGATATGGGTAAATTCAAGAAAAACAAAGATAGTACCATTTCAGCTTCTTCACTTAAAGGTCACCACGTTGCAGCTGGTGTAAGATTTGATCTCTAA
- a CDS encoding aspartic protease gives MFFTRPQVGYIKNIILWLGIFCLLILVYAFRFELSSIKERVIAVLVPSYSWTNNSGQFVIARSSNGHFYLDAVGSKNQVIHFLVDTGASDVALTRQDAIKLGFKLDALNYTRKYNTANGVSYAAPVVIKELIIHKKTFYNVEAHVASEGLDISLLGMSLIEDFANFKITKDMLILEY, from the coding sequence ATGTTTTTTACCAGACCACAGGTAGGTTATATAAAAAATATAATATTGTGGCTTGGCATTTTCTGTTTATTAATACTGGTTTATGCTTTTAGATTCGAACTTAGTTCAATAAAAGAAAGGGTAATTGCGGTACTCGTACCTTCTTATAGCTGGACAAATAATAGCGGTCAATTCGTGATTGCTAGATCAAGTAACGGGCATTTCTATTTAGATGCAGTAGGAAGCAAAAATCAAGTAATTCATTTTTTAGTAGATACCGGAGCAAGCGACGTAGCACTAACTAGACAAGATGCCATTAAGCTTGGATTCAAACTTGATGCGTTAAATTATACAAGAAAGTATAATACAGCAAATGGCGTTAGTTATGCTGCACCTGTGGTAATAAAAGAACTTATCATTCATAAAAAAACTTTCTATAACGTTGAAGCCCATGTGGCCTCAGAAGGTCTAGACATCTCACTACTTGGTATGTCATTAATTGAAGATTTTGCTAATTTTAAAATTACTAAAGATATGTTAATTTTAGAATATTGA